In Zalophus californianus isolate mZalCal1 chromosome 4, mZalCal1.pri.v2, whole genome shotgun sequence, the following proteins share a genomic window:
- the LOC113938696 gene encoding protein BEX1-like has product MAPKEEQAVKNLNVENAKQENEKKDEKEQVANKGEPLALPLEAGEYCVPRGNRRRFRVRQPILQSRWDMIQRLAEPQARMREENMERIGDEMRQLTEKLREMQFSRSLRAVSTDPPHHDHHDEFCLMP; this is encoded by the coding sequence ATGGCGCCCAAAGAGGAACAAGCAGTAAAAAATCTCAACGTGGAGAATGccaaacaggaaaatgaaaaaaaggatgaaaaggagcAAGTTGCTAATAAAGGAGAGCCCTTGGCCCTCCCTTTGGAAGCTGGTGAGTATTGTGTGCCGAGAGGAAATCGTAGGCGGTTCCGTGTTAGGCAGCCCATCCTGCAGTCCAGGTGGGACATGATTCAGAGGCTTGCAGAACCACAGGCAAGGATGAGAGAGGAGAATATGGAAAGGATTGGGGACGAGATGAGACAGCTGACAGAAAAGCTGAGGGAAATGCAGTTCAGTCGTAGTCTGCGGGCAGTTAGCACTGACCCTCCTCACCATGACCATCATGATGAGTTTTGCCTTATGCCTTGA